The following are encoded in a window of Staphylospora marina genomic DNA:
- a CDS encoding spore germination protein, with product MNHVKKLLFHTSDLQKRRIRFNNRNGILIYLDSLVDKDRLQREILKPISEKMHGPLEEVVTSSQLKEDYTVESVVISLLQGYCAIFLEGSPRAMLVNTLYVAHRSPDEPMNEGVVRGAHDGFVENLEINLNLIRVRIESPQLTVKYVELGRVTKTRFAIVYMNDLADPGVVNEVEKRMKAISSDAVISPGFLSEFMEDNPWSPFPQQLYTERPDRTVAHLMEGRVAVLAEGDPTAIIVPVTLFAFYQTPDDFHTRWFVGSFVRLIRLASFLIAFNLPALYISVVGFHPEILPTELIYTVKASVERVPFPPIVEALLMELTIELIREAGIRLPSRVGQTIGIVGGLVIGDAVVQTGLVSLPMIIVVATTSISSFVVPANEMSTAIRTLRFPLMFAAALFGFVGVALGLIIILAHLAKLESFGTPYFAPVAPLKVRDLKDTFIRFPVWLMNRRPKDAHPQRSKQEDISREWQKDANPGKT from the coding sequence GTGAATCATGTCAAAAAACTGCTGTTTCATACATCGGATTTGCAAAAACGGAGAATCCGTTTCAACAACAGAAACGGGATCCTCATTTATCTGGATTCTTTGGTTGACAAGGACCGCTTGCAACGTGAGATATTGAAGCCCATCTCCGAAAAAATGCACGGTCCCTTGGAAGAAGTGGTCACGTCTTCGCAACTGAAGGAAGACTACACCGTCGAGTCCGTCGTCATCTCGCTTCTCCAGGGATATTGCGCGATTTTCCTCGAAGGCAGCCCCCGGGCGATGCTGGTGAACACCTTGTATGTGGCTCACCGGTCTCCCGATGAACCCATGAACGAGGGGGTCGTGCGCGGCGCGCATGACGGATTCGTCGAAAATCTGGAGATCAATCTCAATCTGATCCGCGTCCGAATTGAATCGCCCCAACTCACCGTGAAGTATGTGGAATTGGGCCGCGTGACAAAAACGAGATTTGCGATTGTGTACATGAATGACCTGGCGGACCCCGGTGTGGTCAACGAAGTGGAAAAACGGATGAAAGCCATATCCTCGGATGCGGTGATTTCACCGGGGTTTCTGTCCGAGTTTATGGAAGACAACCCTTGGTCGCCCTTTCCCCAGCAACTGTACACTGAACGTCCGGACCGCACCGTCGCGCATCTGATGGAAGGGCGGGTGGCGGTTCTTGCGGAAGGGGACCCGACGGCGATCATCGTGCCCGTCACGCTGTTTGCTTTTTACCAGACACCGGATGACTTTCACACTCGCTGGTTTGTCGGTTCTTTCGTCCGGCTCATCCGTCTGGCCAGTTTTTTGATCGCGTTCAACTTGCCGGCCCTGTACATCTCCGTGGTCGGATTTCACCCGGAGATTTTGCCGACGGAATTGATCTACACGGTGAAAGCCAGCGTGGAAAGGGTGCCCTTTCCCCCGATCGTCGAGGCACTGCTGATGGAGCTGACCATCGAGCTGATCCGGGAGGCGGGGATTCGCCTTCCGAGCAGAGTCGGCCAGACCATCGGTATCGTCGGCGGTCTGGTGATCGGAGACGCAGTGGTGCAAACCGGACTCGTCTCCCTTCCCATGATCATCGTGGTGGCCACGACTTCGATCTCGTCCTTTGTGGTCCCGGCCAACGAAATGAGCACGGCGATCCGGACACTGCGCTTTCCGCTGATGTTTGCGGCAGCCTTGTTCGGCTTCGTCGGGGTGGCCCTCGGCTTGATCATCATCCTGGCCCATCTGGCAAAGCTCGAATCGTTCGGTACGCCGTATTTCGCTCCGGTGGCACCGCTGAAGGTCAGAGATTTGAAAGACACGTTCATCCGTTTCCCGGTCTGGCTGATGAACCGCAGGCCGAAAGACGCCCACCCCCAACGTTCGAAACAAGAAGACATTTCAAGGGAATGGCAGAAAGATGCAAATCCAGGAAAAACATAA
- a CDS encoding rhodanese-related sulfurtransferase encodes MAKPQHLLDADESMPYRILLFYKYVHIDDPESFANEHRELCKNLGLLGRILIAREGINGTLSGTVEQTQKYMDYMHAHPLFHDMVFKVDPHHGHAFRKLKVKPRKEIVTWRLEEDVDPSKQTGKRLSPREFYEMLQRDDVIVVDGRNDYEYDIGHFRGAIRPEVRTTREFPEWVRDKLAAYKDKPIVTYCTGGIRCEKLTAFMLKEGFRDVYQLDGGIATYAKDPEVRGKWFDGKMYVFDDRIAVRVNQEEDIVVGKCHHCGKPADRYINCEYQMCHKQHICCHECEEIHHGYCSDECEEKDQIQ; translated from the coding sequence ATGGCAAAACCGCAACATCTCTTGGATGCGGATGAATCCATGCCTTACCGCATTCTTCTTTTCTATAAATATGTGCATATTGACGATCCCGAATCGTTTGCGAACGAACACCGGGAACTTTGCAAGAATTTGGGTCTTCTCGGGAGGATTCTCATTGCCCGGGAAGGGATCAACGGAACGCTCTCCGGAACCGTCGAACAAACGCAAAAATACATGGATTACATGCATGCCCACCCCCTGTTTCATGACATGGTGTTCAAGGTGGACCCCCATCACGGCCATGCATTTCGCAAGCTGAAGGTGAAACCGCGCAAGGAGATTGTCACATGGCGGCTGGAGGAGGACGTGGATCCGTCAAAGCAAACGGGCAAGCGTCTGTCTCCCAGGGAGTTTTACGAAATGCTGCAACGGGACGATGTCATCGTGGTGGACGGACGGAACGACTATGAATATGACATCGGTCATTTCCGCGGAGCGATTCGTCCGGAGGTGCGGACCACCCGGGAGTTTCCGGAGTGGGTTCGGGACAAACTGGCCGCTTACAAGGACAAACCCATCGTCACCTATTGCACGGGCGGGATCCGGTGCGAAAAACTGACCGCATTCATGTTGAAGGAAGGATTCCGTGACGTGTACCAATTGGACGGCGGCATTGCCACCTATGCCAAGGACCCCGAAGTCAGGGGGAAATGGTTTGACGGAAAGATGTATGTCTTTGATGATCGGATCGCCGTCCGGGTCAACCAGGAAGAAGACATCGTGGTCGGAAAGTGCCACCATTGCGGAAAACCGGCGGATCGTTATATCAACTGTGAGTACCAGATGTGTCACAAACAGCACATTTGCTGCCACGAGTGCGAGGAAATCCACCACGGTTACTGCAGCGACGAATGCGAAGAAAAAGATCAGATCCAGTGA
- a CDS encoding GerAB/ArcD/ProY family transporter: MQIQEKHKITPTQFTFFVIQAMVGVGILSLPYNVHQLSRGGAWISTIIAGVIAQITLFIQWSLNKRYPKNTLYGILRLLAGKWIGTGLAVLYLLYFFMTSALILILFTDIVGRWVLTETPRWVILALMAGSGLYLGKENTRIIARFMVPISYLIFVLVTLVLLSYFDVDIRYMLPLTEAGWKNILIGSHEAFLAMVGYEVILILYPFIGGGSRDVLRAGSIGMWLVVAFYTFVTFSSVIYFSPQEILMVQEPVLYMMKSYTFRILERIDLLFLTLWLVNVLTSYITYVHLTAIGIQELLGDRVNVRRKSAGLLTIGSTIMAGLFSDPEATKILGQIASLSGYLFFLGIPLLFLGISALKRMWRRRS; encoded by the coding sequence ATGCAAATCCAGGAAAAACATAAAATCACCCCGACGCAGTTCACCTTTTTCGTCATCCAAGCCATGGTTGGGGTCGGCATTTTGTCTCTGCCTTACAACGTTCATCAGCTCTCCCGTGGAGGCGCGTGGATTTCCACGATCATCGCCGGCGTGATCGCACAGATCACGCTGTTCATCCAGTGGAGTCTGAACAAACGGTATCCGAAGAACACATTGTACGGGATTTTGCGGTTGCTTGCCGGAAAGTGGATCGGAACGGGGCTCGCCGTTCTGTATCTCCTGTATTTTTTCATGACCAGCGCCTTGATCCTGATCCTGTTCACCGACATCGTGGGCCGGTGGGTTCTGACCGAAACTCCCCGCTGGGTCATCCTCGCGCTGATGGCCGGATCGGGTTTGTATCTTGGCAAGGAAAACACCCGGATCATCGCCCGGTTCATGGTGCCGATCTCCTATCTGATTTTTGTGCTGGTGACACTCGTGCTCCTGAGTTATTTCGACGTGGACATCCGGTACATGCTCCCCCTCACGGAAGCCGGATGGAAGAACATCTTGATCGGGAGCCACGAGGCCTTCCTGGCCATGGTCGGTTACGAAGTGATCCTGATCTTGTATCCGTTCATCGGCGGAGGGAGCCGGGATGTGCTCCGGGCCGGCTCGATCGGCATGTGGCTGGTGGTGGCGTTTTACACCTTTGTCACGTTCAGCTCGGTCATCTATTTTTCACCGCAGGAGATCTTGATGGTTCAGGAACCTGTCTTGTACATGATGAAGTCTTACACGTTCCGGATCCTTGAACGGATTGACCTGCTTTTCCTGACGCTGTGGCTGGTGAATGTACTCACTTCCTATATCACGTACGTGCATCTCACCGCCATCGGGATTCAGGAGCTGCTCGGCGACCGGGTGAACGTACGGAGAAAAAGCGCCGGGTTGCTGACCATCGGCTCAACGATCATGGCAGGCTTGTTTTCAGATCCGGAGGCCACAAAGATTCTCGGCCAGATCGCTTCGCTGAGCGGCTACCTGTTCTTCCTCGGGATCCCGCTTCTGTTTTTGGGCATTTCGGCTCTGAAACGCATGTGGAGGAGGAGATCATGA